In Geminocystis sp. NIES-3709, a single genomic region encodes these proteins:
- the truA gene encoding tRNA pseudouridine(38-40) synthase TruA — MNHCSQDSQRIALVIQYLGSNYHGWQRQPKYISVQEKIEMAIASVVGHPVTIHGAGRTDSGVHGAAQVAHFDVKSPVPPDRWTKVLNGCLPDDILIRASAQVANDWHACFSALWRRYRYTIYTGKIPNLFLQPFSWHYYHQPLDESLIQQALNPLLGVHDLSAFRRAGSKRLHSILEVQEVSCDRKEDLIHIEIQASGFLYGMVRLLVGMLVEVGAGTRSLSEFQYIWSDRRRDLVKYSAPAKGLCLLRVGYQDFPIPEPIWFNTQPIFTFS, encoded by the coding sequence ATGAACCATTGCTCTCAAGACTCCCAAAGAATTGCTTTAGTAATTCAGTATTTAGGGTCTAATTATCATGGTTGGCAACGACAGCCTAAATACATAAGTGTCCAAGAAAAAATCGAAATGGCGATCGCTTCAGTGGTTGGTCATCCTGTTACCATTCATGGTGCTGGTAGGACTGATAGTGGAGTTCATGGAGCGGCACAAGTAGCCCATTTTGATGTAAAATCCCCCGTTCCCCCTGATCGTTGGACAAAAGTCCTCAATGGATGTTTACCAGATGATATTTTAATTAGGGCATCGGCACAGGTAGCAAATGATTGGCACGCTTGTTTTTCAGCGTTATGGAGACGTTATCGTTATACTATATATACTGGTAAAATTCCCAACCTATTTTTACAACCGTTTAGTTGGCACTACTATCATCAGCCTTTAGATGAATCTTTGATTCAACAAGCGCTCAACCCTTTACTAGGAGTTCACGATTTAAGTGCTTTTCGCAGAGCTGGATCTAAACGTTTACACTCCATTTTAGAAGTGCAAGAAGTTAGTTGCGATCGAAAAGAAGACTTGATACATATTGAGATACAAGCTAGTGGCTTTTTATATGGGATGGTCAGATTACTGGTGGGGATGTTAGTAGAGGTGGGAGCAGGAACAAGATCTTTGTCAGAGTTTCAATATATTTGGAGCGATCGACGGCGAGACTTAGTTAAATATTCTGCCCCGGCAAAAGGATTATGTTTGTTAAGAGTAGGTTATCAGGATTTTCCGATACCTGAACCAATATGGTTTAATACTCAACCTATTTTTACTTTTAGTTAA